tttaaacctttGAACAATCAGCCAACCACTGTAAACATCAATATTTACccgattcttgattaatattaGTCTATTTTTTACCCGTTATTCATCAACCCTTCCTCCTGATCCTCCTCTAGGTCTGCGGGTGGAGCAGGAATTGGTGACATCTTATCCTCAGGTGGTGTTAGTGCGAGTCCCCACGCCCTGGGTGCAGTCGGACAGTGACATTACCGTGCTGCGCCACCTGGAGAAGATGGGCTGCCGGCTGATCAACCGGCCCCAGGCCATACTCAACTGTGTCAACAAATTCTGGACATTTCAGGAACTGGCTGGCCATGGGGTCCCTCTTCCTGACACTTACTCTTacggtaaaaatgtttttttagacCTTCTTTTTTGACAACAACAAGCAAAGCAAGTTGTAAAAAGCACTTTTACAACTCCCCAGTATGAGAACAAACATTATGGTGACCATGTTCGGAACCTGAAATccattaaagaaacaaattgtGCAAGAGTTGTGGAAAAAGtatgaaatgtttctttagATAAAACCTGGCGCCATCACCAGGTTTTCTTGTAAGAAGTTGtaaaaattcagcaaacatgATATGAAGCTTCTCCTTCAGCTTCATTATGAAACCTTGTATTTTCATTGTGCAATGCTTTGAGAAAGTAATCACACCTCTTAAATTTTGTCACAGTATTAAATGACCAACATAAGCTTTATTGTATGTTATTGGGCTTTAATCTAATAGACTATAGATACAGAGTGCTaattaaggagaaaaaaacaacactgtagAGTTTGTTAAatgcactgtgaaacatggcagaagcagcatcatgctgcaggAAACTTTGCTTCGGGAGGctcagggaagctggtcagagttggtTGGTAGAAGAATTGAGCTAAGTACTGTGAAAGTTTAGAAGAAAATATGCAGAGAACCAACAGAACAGAACAACAACCCTATTTataataattcatattaatgcaattttttttcttcagatttttaattttgaaaaattgaGAAAACCATGTATGAACCGTTGTGGAAGGCACTTTATAAGCCTGCATAGGTATTTCCTGCTTAAACAGGAAATACCTAGGCCACAAACCTAACAAAGTtttgataaatgaaaagaaGACGAGGAGTACAGCAGAGCCTCTCGTGTTTATTTATTGtgctttgtggatttttctaACAGTgcacatttctttgtgtttaaaaaaaaaaactgctttactGTGGTTTTCATGAGAGCAGAAAAGGAAGGATAGAgacagtgggggaaaaaaagaatgagcGGGGGCTGTTTGGCCTACATTCCATGTGTTTCTGAGCACAGTAGGCCAGGCGATGCATGCAGAGCAGCTGGAGAGCTTATGTAACCAGCACCCCCACCAGCACCTCCCCATGCCCtttcattttccaaaataaaacatgcaattgCTTTGCTGCCTCTACCAGTGACTACCATAGCAGCTCACTGGTTGATTTGTTATCTGCTATCTCCCTCAACTCTTTCaggcacttttttttgttctagtCTGAGTGAAAACACATGTGATTTAGCACACCAGGAAAGCGCAAAGTCACAGGGTTGTTTGCATCTGCTGCTTTGACTGCATGCCAGGTAAGTGCAGGCAAGAAAATGAAGACTTTGAGACCGCATCAGGGGTGGAAAATGAGAAAACCTTCATTTATGTAACCTGTTTTTATTGCACTCCCTCCCCAATTCTAAACAGGAAGCTGAAGCATATCGCAAAACAAGCCGCCATTATAAATCACTGTCAGATATGCTTGGCTGCCTTACATGACATGCATCGGTCAGTGACTCTGCTCTTCTGTTCTACAAACCCAGGCAACAGATCCAAGCTCAGGCAGCACTCCTACAGCATCGCTGTTTTGAGTAACTcttgtttccatggcaacatgCTTCTTTCCCCCCCCTGCTCGTCCTGCCAGATTGGCTGTGATGTGTGAACCATGTCacaggaggaagagcagctcCTAATGTGCTTTAATGTGTGGTTGTGGATGTTTCTGTGTGCGTGTTTGGATGGGCATTTCTCAGGGGGCCACGACAACTTCCGTAAGATGATCGATGAGGCAGAGCCGCTGGGATACCCGGTGGTGGTGAAGAACGCACGTGGCCACAGAGGTAAGGCGATACGCCCATTACTTTCCTGTCATTCACCCAGGTCACCACAATGCACTTTAAAATGTCCACATGAAAGGGGTTTTAGCCCACCCTGACATGAAATTCATTGACAGAGTGTTAAATGATTACCACTCCGCTGCTGCCGCAAACACAAAACCCATTCTTGTAAAGACGGGTTAATAATTTGTGTTTCTAGTTAACAAATGAGCGCTAAGTTTCATCATTTTTCCTGAGTTCATAAGGGGCTTGAGCCATTAATATACCGCCTCTACGACAAAGCCCTCATTCTTAATGAAGAGCCATTAGCTGATTCCTATTTATAGCTATTGCTTTGTTAGAGGCTTGATGAAGAAATGACCGTGGTATTTGGTAGCCGAGGTTTCCATCACGTAGCGTTGTCCTGGACAGCTGACACTGCTGAGCCACAACTGACATGTTTTATGGTTTGTTGTTGTCTCCTTATTAGCTGACCATTGCACTGGTTGAAACCCAGCTTCCTTCAGATACTAAGGCCTGTAAACAAATGTCTAGTTTGGGTATTATTTGTTAGCATTAGACAGATTCAAAATGTCCTAACCAAAATGTGATCTCATTTTGAGGGCGTTAATTCAAAACTTATAATAATTGTCACAACACCAATACCTCTGACTTGCATCGAGGCTTTTTCCCAATATATTCTGATAATAATACTGAGTAATTACAATTTTTGGATGCATGATCCCACAGCTATAAAGTGATCATCGTTGGAACAGCTCAGCGGTCCAGTAAAGAGGCAGAGCTAATTAAAACGGGCATCTTCTATGCTCTGTGAGAAGAGGCTGTGAGAGTACTGTCAGCACTTTGAGAAATGGGAGTTGCTCACCAGAGAGCAGTTGCTTGTAAGCAAAATAGCTGCTCAGCCTGAACTCGCACTTCATAATGAACCACTCCTGcaaatatatgaatatttatttaacaagtCTGTGTGTGACGTTAGCCTGAAGAGTTGctcatttttcctttcttctcctCATTTAGTGTCTCCTTCCTTCTCTTAGGCAAGGCTGTGTTCCTGGCGCGCGACAAACACCACCTGACGGATCTGTGTCACTTGATCCGCCATGATACCCCCTACCTGTTTCAGGAGTATGTGAAGGAGTCTCACGGCCGTGACGTGCGGGTGGTGCTGGTGGGCGGCCGTGTTGTTGGCTCCATGCTACGCTGCTCCACCGACGGACGCATGCAGAGCAACTGCTCCCTGGGTAGGGAAACAGCTGAGAGGCACCAATCACACACGTTTAATTACCCCGCACGCCTCACTACCTCATCCTTACAGTTGGCCGCTCTGCTTCGTTTCAACTGTTCTTTAATTTGCCAgacttctgtgtttttattgtggtGGCTTTTATAGCATACACTTTCAGAGAGAAGCTGAAATACACTCAAAGTAAtttttgtgcctttttgggAGGCATTTCTTATAATGTCATTACCGTAATTgtctctttttaaacatttttctttaatccatACTGAATCAAAACtatacacacacattcaagTATTCAAGTGTCCCTTAACAAGTTTCAGATAAACCACACACTTCTGTAGATATTCTGTTGGACATTTATTTGttgcaattatttattttatttatttcattattttgcaTGTATTTGATTGTTTATAGTACCTCTACCATAAAGTGTTGTTTACTTTCAAAGGACTCTAAACTATTGTGCAACATTATAGCATTTGTACTTTTATAGGTATGTAGAAATGTAACTACTCTTATTTATGCTGTTTTATTATGTCTTTTATTTACTggcatttgtgtttgtgctgatgTAAAGCCTCACTTTCCCCCATTGGGACCAGTAAGGGAAGATTTTTCCTGCCACAGAACTGGCTTGTAAATATAGTCCCTGGTTTTCCAAAGGGGTTCCAGAAGCTTTTGTGGCAAATTCTAGTCTACCGTATTCACTCACAAAACTagtttttaatgtgtgtttggAATAAGTGTTTTTTTAGAACACCTGATTCTGTCCAAGTATTAACCAATGCCCTCAAATGAAAAGACATTGGTTTGAAACTCCAGGCTCCATCTTAAGTCTCAATCTTAACGCTCAAAAGACGTCTACAGCTGTCCACAGGCATTAGTCAAATATCTCCTCAAGAAAATTTTAATGGCCAACTGAAACAAAACTGTTAATTTCACAATGACTGATGTGTGCTCTGAGTAGTCAATGAGCAGTTTTCAAACCTGAAAACAATGTACCAGATCTCaggtactttgttttttttatgtgttgacTGTCTGTTTTAATATGATAATCCTAGTGTTTTGCTAAAAGTGAATGTAAAAATGGAGGTTTAAATTATTGAACGCCTCCTCAATTCAACATCCAAGTGGTTGAGACCTGAACGGCCTTCAaggtcagaacagaaccaaaactccaaagtttgattttagaacagaaaaaacagcctaatattttttattctgaaatggCTCTGGCCTGAACCCAGCTGACATTTTGTGGATTATACTTAAAAGTGATATCAGTGCCAGAGACTCAATTCATTTTAGGAGAATCAATGACCAATGAAAAACAGCCAACCAGAATTAAGTCAAAACCTTGTTCATGGCTACAAAACCTACAAAAGGCATTTATCAAAAaatttgtctgtgtgtttatcTGTGCACCCAATCGTAACTGTAAAGAGCCATGGAAACAGATGGTTAGAGTGCATTTACTAAATGTTCATAATATAATAGTAAAACCAGACGAGTGTAGTCAAGCTTCTCACCAGCACTGTCATTAGGTAAATAATTTATGTCCTGATTTCATGTGTGAATAGCTTCCTCCTACTCTAAGCTTTAACTCCACTTCTGCTGTCATCAGTGAATGGGAGACAACATTTCAGACTGTATCCCTCCAAATGTGTGGTAGTGCAGAATCACCACTTGTGTTTAATTCACCCTGAGAACTTAAAGTGACACAGCACTCAAGTTGATAAGGCTGATTTCCAATGTCAGCGCATGAGTCCTGCTAGCCTGCATGAAGACGTGATGCTCTGTGACATAATTAGGTCATcagttggcagattatttatgtAGCAGAACaaggtttttgaaaaaatatgcgAGATGTGAAGAAAGGAGATCAGTTTTTCAGTTATATCTTTCATTTAaagatttcatatttttttatgcatcatCACACATGGTTTACTACTACATCGATGACAATCAGTCCAGTCGcagagttaatttttttgtttggtgtATTCACTGACCTGGCGTGTCTCTGACCGTTTAGGTGGTGTGGGGATGATGTGCCCCCTGAGCGAGCAGGGCAAGCAGCTGGCCATCGAGGTGTCAAACATCCTGGGCATGGACGTGTGCGGCGTCGACCTCCTCCAGCTCAACGACGGCTCGTTTGTGGTCTGCGAGGCCAACGCCAACGTGGGCTTCATCGCCTTCGACCAGGCCTGCGGGATCGACGTGGCGGGGATTATCGCTGACTTTGCCCTCTCCACGCTTCCTAGCCGCCTGACTCGGAAGATGTCCCTGCTGTCCGTCGTGTCCAGCACCAGCGAGACTAGCAGCGAGCCCGAGGTGTGTATGGTGAACGCGGGCGGAGGCTCCCTGCCGGAGGCCGTCTGCAACATGAGCGTGGGCTCGTCTTCCAGCGAAAGTGACCCCGAGCTGGCCGAGCCCTCGCAGTCATCGCCTCGCCGCTCGCCAGCCTCCGCCCTGTCCGATCTCCCCGACCTCCCCGACGCAGCGTACAACTTCAACAACCTCCTGGCCAATGAGATCAAGCTATTGACTGAGTGAGAATCGAACAAATTCGCATACACCCCACAGTCACACACGTACAGTACATACACTTATACAagcattcatttaaaataaagaaaaaaacaacacacatatCACTCTCAAATAGATGTtcataacataaaaacagctgAGAGAAACCGATCACACATTCTGACACAGCAGAGACAAACATCTAAACTGGAGCCATCTCCTTTTGAGCAAAAAGATCTATGGCTGCTCCCCTGACTCtcctttctttgcattttttcaaATCCCACAGAGGCATGTAAAATAAGTGTATGGTGTCAACTTATCACAAAGGCATACAGCATATGAGATGCCAAAACCGGCCTCTTCTggtgtatatttgtttttatgttgagaTGGGTGAAGAATTTTATTAAATGCCATGTTTTTAACCCTCctcacaatgcaaaaaaaaaaaaatgcaaataaaggtTGTAATGGTGTGGCAAGGTTTGGTCGATGGCGGGcaaaatgaagtatttttaggTTGAATGTACCCTCACGCTAGGCATATCGTTCCTATTTAGCAGTGAAGCGCTCCTGAAAATGACAGATAACAAGACGGAGACCAAACTGCAAGTGTGCAAACTTTTATGTCAGAAAGTACTCGTCCTGTTCTGCTAAAACTCATACATCGAGATGATTTCACACCATTTTTCAGTTTACATTTTAGATTATTTG
The genomic region above belongs to Xiphophorus maculatus strain JP 163 A chromosome 1, X_maculatus-5.0-male, whole genome shotgun sequence and contains:
- the LOC102218635 gene encoding beta-citrylglutamate synthase B-like, producing the protein MCSRVWFVTDRRISQEYPQVQIHRALKERCADEDVEFRYLLMDQIVLTISQGQLGLRVEQELVTSYPQVVLVRVPTPWVQSDSDITVLRHLEKMGCRLINRPQAILNCVNKFWTFQELAGHGVPLPDTYSYGGHDNFRKMIDEAEPLGYPVVVKNARGHRGKAVFLARDKHHLTDLCHLIRHDTPYLFQEYVKESHGRDVRVVLVGGRVVGSMLRCSTDGRMQSNCSLGGVGMMCPLSEQGKQLAIEVSNILGMDVCGVDLLQLNDGSFVVCEANANVGFIAFDQACGIDVAGIIADFALSTLPSRLTRKMSLLSVVSSTSETSSEPEVCMVNAGGGSLPEAVCNMSVGSSSSESDPELAEPSQSSPRRSPASALSDLPDLPDAAYNFNNLLANEIKLLTE